TGGGGCGACGGCTCGATGTGGTACCTGATCGCCGACGCCAACGGGCTGAGCGCGTCGGACACGCTGGTCGCGGGGATGACGCTCAAGATCCCCAACAAGGTCGTCAACGTCCACAACAACAGCACCACCTTCCAGGTCTACGACCCCAACCAGGCCGTCGGCGACACCATGCCGACCATGCCAAAGCCCAAGGCCCATAATGGCTGCGGTGTGCTGGGACAGATATTGCTCGCGGTGGTCGCCATCGCGGTGACCTGGTTCACGGCGGGCCTGACCTCCGGGTTCATCGGCTCGACCCTGATCGGCATGGGGGTGGGCTCTACGGCATGGCGCTGGGCGACGTCTCCAACAACGGCACCTCCGACACCGATTACGCGGTATTGGGCGCGTGCCCGATCTTCGCTAATCAATCCTGAGACGCGCGCGCGCAGCCGCGTCGTCGACGCGCTGCAATGCGACCTGGGCATCGGCGCCCTCGGCCACGATCGAGACCAGCCGGTCCTCGTTGGCCTCCGGAAGCGTGACGGCTTCGCCGGGCTCCTTCAGGATGAACACATCCGTCACGCCGGCGAGCGTCCGCAACTCCGCTTCGTTTTCCAGACCGAGAAAACGTCCCGCGCGCGGCGCCGATAGGTAGCGGATGGCCGCTCCCTTCGCGAACTTAGGGGTCCAGGGCGCGGCTTCCCCAAGCGCGATGTCGATGACGTGTTGCACCGGATTGTTGCCGGTGGCGATCTCCACCAGATGACTGCCGATCTTCCCGCCGGCCAATCGCGGGTTCACCTCGATGATCTTCACGCCGGAGGGGGCGATCCGGCATTCGGTGTGGATCACGCCGCAGGTGACGTCCAGCGCATCGAGGCAGTCGGACACTCCGGCGTAGATGAGGCCCACATCCGCAGCCTCGAACGGGAAGCAATGCGCCGCTTCGACGAAATGCCCCCGCTCGACGCCGGTCAATGTCTTGCCCGTGACGCCGATAAGCTGACGGCCGCCGCGATATGGCTGGACGGTCTCGACGCTGACCTCCATGCCCAGAATGAGGGCTTCGACCAGAAAGCCGTCTTCCAGCTTCTGCTTCGCCGAATTCGTCGTCCACGATGTCGACCATGTCCAATAGTCGCGCAACTGGGACTCGGTTTCGATGCGCTTGACGCAGTTTCCGTTGTTGTTGTTCAGGGGTTTCGCCACGCAGGGAACGCCGACCTCCAGCAAGGCGCGGGAAACGTCCTCCTCCGCGATCACGCGGAGATATCTGGGGTTCAGATGCGGGTGGCGGCGCTGGAGCAACTCGCGCATACGATACTTGTTCCTGGCGTTCATGGCGCCCTCGAACGTCAAGCCTGGAAGACCGAGGCGTTGGGCCGCCGCGGCCGCCTGCGGCACATGGAAGTCCGCGGTCGTCGTGATGCCGTGGAAAGGGTTCTCCCGGTGCAGCCGCGCGACCAGAGCGGTGAGCCGCGCCGGATCGTTGGTTTCGACGACGACGACCCGATCTCCCAGGTTCGGGATGTAGCGGTCATAGCTTCCCGGGTCGCGCGAGAGGAACGTCACCTGGTGTCCCGCGGCCTTGGCGAATTCGATCGCCAGCCGGCCCGCGCCGGTGATGCTCGCCTCGACGAATCCGATATGCGCCATCAGCGGGCCTCGGCGGCCCGGGCGTCCGGCGCATCGGGGGCGCCGGAACCATGTGCGGCCGGAACGAAGATCGTTCGATATTCGAAGTGGACGAACCCGGGCCCGATACGGCCGGCGACGACAATGACCCGCCCGCGGAAGGGCAGTTCGTCGACCGGAAACGACACGCGCCCGCCGGCCGCGGGCCATGCGACGGGCGCCATGGCGGCGGTCCGATGAATGAAAAAAGTGCCGAGCTCGTGTTGCGCCAGGGGACCGGCATCGACCGTGATGGCTGGTCCGGCGAGCCTGGCCTTGATTTTTCCGGCACCGCGGGCGCCGATCCATTCGCGCAGCGTGCCGCGAACGCAGCAGTCTTCCCGGGTGACGGCCAGCATGCCGCGCTCGACCGGCTTATAGACGTGGCGCAGGACCAGCGAAGTCTTCGGCCCGGAGCCGCAGCGCCGCGAGACGCGCGCCAGCGAGATCGGTGCGTAGCATGTCTCGAGCCAGCGCACCGTCTGAATCCTGTTCCGAAGGTCCCGCAGGAGCGAAGCGAGCAAAGCGGCGACGGCATCCCGTCCACTCCGAAGGGCATCGTCGATATCGGCTGCGGTCAGGGATTGCGAGACTTGGCCGTGACCGACCGGCAAGACATAGCGCAACGTCCTCTTGTATCGGTCATGGCTCGCCTGGAGATCTTCGGATGGCTGAAACCAGCTCGTGACCGTGTGGGCCAGTCGCCCGGCCGATGCGATGTCGCCGCACGCCGCCCGGACTTCGTCCTTGTCCTTGCCAGCGGCGCCCATCCCCATCCGCACCCGGCGTGCCGGCTGCCTCTGCGCCTTGAGGGTCGGATCCGCCATCGCCTGGTAGGGCGGGATGACGACACCGGATGCGACGGCGGCCAGATTGATGTTGCGGATCACCCGTCCCAGCGGCGCGCCCGACAGGAGGCCTTCCGCGAACAGACGCGGCGCTTCCAAACTCGTATGCAGGTTGCGAAACGCCCCGATGATCATGCTGCCCCGAGAATAGAGCGTGGCCGAAAGCGAATGCGCCATGGGCACGGTCGAATCCCCCAATCGCAAGGACGCGCACGAGTTGAGAAACACGAGCGGGCTGCGCAGTTCGCGCGGATCGACAATGGGCCCCGGCAGCCGCGCGTCGGGATCGGTACTCAGCCACAGGGAGCCGAACTGGACGCAATATTCCGCGCCATGACCGGTAATGGCCAACGCCACCGGGGAACGGTCGTCTCTCGCCAGCTCCCAGGCTTCAAGATCCGTGCAGGGCAGGACCTTGCCGCGCCGAACGAGGAGATTGCCCGTCGGCTGGACAAGCACGATATCGGGTTGGGCGCGCCACCGGCTTATGTCGAGGGGCGGCGTTTCGGACGGAAGATCGACCGGCACCACCGCGACCGAGCGTCCGTCACCACCGAGGCTCCAGTCGGCAAGGGCGAGCTGAACGCCGGTCGTCAACTCGCGCCACAGCCCATGGAAGACGAACGCTCCGCCGACTACCGATTCCAATGTCTCGAGAATCTGTCGGTTCGGATTCAGCTCGCGGCCGTTGCGTTCGCCACGACGTGGCGTTCCGAACAGAGAGGCGCCTCTGCTGACGATGGCAGATGGCGATCTGCCTCTCTGTCCGTGCGACCTGCCGTTTCTCTGCAGTCGAGAAGCGTCAACGTGGGTCGCGATCATGTCCTTTCGCGGCGCGCTTCAGAGCTGGACCGCCGCAATCAAGGACGTTACGCGTTCGATCCGGCGAGACAGATCCTGCACCTGGCTCTCGGAAACCTTCACCCGTATCTCTTCGAGCTCTTTTTTGGCGTCGCGCAGCTTCTGTTTGTGCTCGGCGCTCAATTGGGACACAGCAGTCATCGAACCCTCCATCTGGCTTGCTAGGTTTTGGAAACGTTCTCTCAACACGAGCAACCGAACATATCACGATAAAACATTCGGACAATATATATTTTATTTCTCCAAGTGTTGGAAGACGAATGCGAAGTAATTACTACTTTTATAACATGCGGTTATTGTGCATCGTGTCCCGTCGATAGGCATCGACGGTCTTGCAGATTTCGGCGCTCGCAAAGACCCGCCACTATATAGAATTGTCTCTCGACCGGATTAAGCGATACAGTCGTTTAAAGATATAGAAGGATATGCTTCCCAGCGTATATTTTATATTCACTTCGATAAGAGAAGATAGTTGCGTATTTTGAAAGAAAAGCTGCCAGACCTGGAAAATCACATTTGCCAAGCCTTTTTATTTGTCGGTACAATCTTCAAAGGAATGACCGACAATATCGCGCGCCTACACTTCAGTAAGCCATTTGTTGATTGGCAGAGTGAAATGGTCAGGGGCTTTGAATGCAACGACACGTCGAAGTTCCAAGGTTGGGAAGGCGCCCCTCGCGAAGAGCCAGGATATTCATATCGCCCGTCAACCTGACCGCCAACGGCAGGGCGCATATGGGGCATGCGGGCGGTCCATTTCTGAGAATGGATGTGCTTGCCCGTCATCTGCGCCGTACCGGTCAGCGGGTCGCCAGCGGGCTGACGACGGACGGCTTTGAAAACCACGTCCTGGTTCGCGCCGCAGCCGAAGGAAGCGATCCGTCGGAGCTGGCCCATCGCTACTACCGCCGCATAAAGGACGATCTGGCCTCGATCGGCATCCGGTTCGACCTGTTCGACGATCCGGCGCATCTCGAGAATCTCGACCGCTTCGATGGGGTGAAGAACAGCCTCGTGCGCGGCCTCGAACAGGGTTCTCAGGTTGTGCTGCGGTCGGGGATGCTTCCCGTCGACGATGCGCTGCCGGAGGAAGCGGCGGTGGAGGAGCGTTTCTGCATCGGGGGATGGTTTGCCGCGCGGTGCCCGCGCTGCGGCTCGGCGGCCGGAAGTTTCTTCTGCGAGGCCTGCGGTCATCACTTCGAGCCTGCCGAGGCGCTTGAACCCGCGTCCCGCCGCGGCAAGGTCGTCTCCTGGCGTCGCGACGAGTCCTTCCATGTGCAACTCGCAACGGACGGCGCGCTCGCGCGATTGTGGCGCGATATGAAGATCGAGGAACCGTTTGCCGGCATCGCGCAACGCTATGTCGACCTCGCCGGCCAGGCGATGCGGTTGACCGTTCCGGGCCGCCACGGCCTTGATTGGCGGGCGCCGGGCCTCGTCACGAACCAGATATGCTTCAGTTATTCCTCGCTTCTCTATGCGCATCACCTTTATTGTGGGGATCGCATCGGGGATCTGAACGGCTGGCCCAACCCGTTCGCTGCGGGCGACGATGCGATCCTGATCGGGGCGACGGGGATCGACAACACGATTCCGATGCTGGTGGGCGTCTCCGGGTGCGCGCTCGCCCAAGCCGCGTTTCGGCCGTTCGACCGGGTGTACTTCAACCACTTTCTCAGCCTCGACGGCGAGAAGTTCTCGACCAGCCGCGGGCATGTCATCTGGGCCGGCGATATTTCGGCGCACGGCGCGCTGAACGTCGACTTGCTGCGGATGTATCTGTCCGAAATCTGCCCCGAAGACGGCGAGACGGATTTTCGCATTTCCCGTTTGATCGCACGCCACAACGTGTTGTTCGGATCGATCCAGCCAAAGGTCGCGACGTGCACCGCGACGCTGGGTCTCGTGCGGGACCGCCAGATGCTGTTCGACGAGTCGCTGCTGGAACGTCTGGAGCGGCTGTATGAGCAACAATGCGCAGCGCTGTCGATCGATCGGTTGCGGGTGTCGTATGCCTCTGCGGCGGTCTCGGATTGGCTTGGCGAGACTCCAAATCTGGCCTCCGCCGAATCCGCTTATACCTGGCTCAAGGGATTGGCGCTGTTGGCCGCTCCGCTGATGCCGGACCTGTCCCAAGCCGTGTGGAAATGGCTGGGCCACGAGGATGGCGTGCTGGCGGAAGAATTTCTCGAGAGGCCTGCCATCGGGCGATTGCCGCCGCCGAAACTCGCGGGGCGGATTCTGTCGTCCTCGGACCTCGATGCCTGCATGCCGAGGCAGCGGGCGGCATGAAAGCGGAGGGTTCATCCGTTCGCCTTTGGCCGCGTGAGGTCTAGGCCATGACGATAGCGCCGTCCCGAAGATCGATCGTTGCAGTCGGAGCGGGTCCGTCCAATTTGAGTCTGGCGGCGTTGGCACACCCGCTGGCGGATGTCGACGTGATCCTGTTGGAACGCAAGAAGGAACTGCGTTGGCACGCCGATCAGCTGGTCGGCAACGCGCGCATGCAGACCAACGCTCTCAAGGATCTCGTCACGTTGATGGACCCGGAAAGCGCGTTCAGCTTTCTCGCCTATCTGAAGGACAAGCGCCGGCTCTACCGCGCGATCGTGCGCGGTCTCGACCATGTCACGCGGGCGGAATTCGAGGATTATCTCCGTTGGGCGGCGGAAAAACTCTCTCGCGTCCATCTCGGCGAAGAGGTCGGCACGATCGGCCTCGAAGATGGGATGTTTTCCGTCGAAACCGGCAGGCAGACCATCCGTACGTCGTCGGTGGTGCTCGGCATAGGCAGATCGCCCGCGGTCCCTCCGTGCGCCCGGCCGCGCCTGGGCCAGAACGTATTTCACTGCGCGGATCTTCTGTCGCGGCCGAGAAGTTTCGCCGGACGGCGCGTCGTCGTCGTCGGCGGGGGGCAGAGCGGGGCGGAGGCGATCCACGAACTGCTGAAGAACACGTTCGGCGCGGCCGCGTCGCTGCACTGGATCACCCGGCGACCGGCGATTTTTGCACTCGAGGACAGTGCATTCGTGAACGAGTGGTTCTTCCCGCAGCATAGCATCTGGTTCCATCGGCAGGCTGCGCCGGTCAGGCAACGCATGCTCGAGGCACAGGATTTGGCCAGCGATGGCGTCAGTGCCGCAACGCTCTCGGCGATCTACGACCTGCTCTACGCCCGAAGCGTCGGGCGGGGCTCCGAAAACTTCGACATTTCGGTCAACACGTCCTTGGAGGCGATGTCTGGAGATCGTGGGGCGGAACGGATGCTGTTGCGCGACTGCCTCACCGGCGGTCAGCGAACCGTTGAAGCCGACGTCGTCATTCTGTGCACCGGCTTCGAATTCGAGTTGCCCCGCTTTCTGGAGGGGCTGCGGCCCCGCCTGCGCTTCGACGATACGAGCCGCGGCTCGGCCGAACTTGCGTTGCGGGAGGATTTTTCCGTTATGTGGGACGGGCCGGCGTCGTGCAGGCTTTTCGTGCAGAACGGCGGATTGAACCAGCACGGGATAGCCGATCCGAATTTGAGTCTGATCGCGTGGCGGAGCGGCAAGATCCTGAACGCGATTCTCGGCAGGACGGTGTTCGACTGCGCACCGGTGAGCGGCGCACTGAACTGGTTCGACGCGGCTCGCGAACCGGACGGCGCGGCCGATC
The nucleotide sequence above comes from Rhizomicrobium sp.. Encoded proteins:
- a CDS encoding ATP-grasp domain-containing protein, producing MAHIGFVEASITGAGRLAIEFAKAAGHQVTFLSRDPGSYDRYIPNLGDRVVVVETNDPARLTALVARLHRENPFHGITTTADFHVPQAAAAAQRLGLPGLTFEGAMNARNKYRMRELLQRRHPHLNPRYLRVIAEEDVSRALLEVGVPCVAKPLNNNNGNCVKRIETESQLRDYWTWSTSWTTNSAKQKLEDGFLVEALILGMEVSVETVQPYRGGRQLIGVTGKTLTGVERGHFVEAAHCFPFEAADVGLIYAGVSDCLDALDVTCGVIHTECRIAPSGVKIIEVNPRLAGGKIGSHLVEIATGNNPVQHVIDIALGEAAPWTPKFAKGAAIRYLSAPRAGRFLGLENEAELRTLAGVTDVFILKEPGEAVTLPEANEDRLVSIVAEGADAQVALQRVDDAAARARLRID
- a CDS encoding class I tRNA ligase family protein, with the protein product MDVLARHLRRTGQRVASGLTTDGFENHVLVRAAAEGSDPSELAHRYYRRIKDDLASIGIRFDLFDDPAHLENLDRFDGVKNSLVRGLEQGSQVVLRSGMLPVDDALPEEAAVEERFCIGGWFAARCPRCGSAAGSFFCEACGHHFEPAEALEPASRRGKVVSWRRDESFHVQLATDGALARLWRDMKIEEPFAGIAQRYVDLAGQAMRLTVPGRHGLDWRAPGLVTNQICFSYSSLLYAHHLYCGDRIGDLNGWPNPFAAGDDAILIGATGIDNTIPMLVGVSGCALAQAAFRPFDRVYFNHFLSLDGEKFSTSRGHVIWAGDISAHGALNVDLLRMYLSEICPEDGETDFRISRLIARHNVLFGSIQPKVATCTATLGLVRDRQMLFDESLLERLERLYEQQCAALSIDRLRVSYASAAVSDWLGETPNLASAESAYTWLKGLALLAAPLMPDLSQAVWKWLGHEDGVLAEEFLERPAIGRLPPPKLAGRILSSSDLDACMPRQRAA
- a CDS encoding SidA/IucD/PvdA family monooxygenase, with the translated sequence MTIAPSRRSIVAVGAGPSNLSLAALAHPLADVDVILLERKKELRWHADQLVGNARMQTNALKDLVTLMDPESAFSFLAYLKDKRRLYRAIVRGLDHVTRAEFEDYLRWAAEKLSRVHLGEEVGTIGLEDGMFSVETGRQTIRTSSVVLGIGRSPAVPPCARPRLGQNVFHCADLLSRPRSFAGRRVVVVGGGQSGAEAIHELLKNTFGAAASLHWITRRPAIFALEDSAFVNEWFFPQHSIWFHRQAAPVRQRMLEAQDLASDGVSAATLSAIYDLLYARSVGRGSENFDISVNTSLEAMSGDRGAERMLLRDCLTGGQRTVEADVVILCTGFEFELPRFLEGLRPRLRFDDTSRGSAELALREDFSVMWDGPASCRLFVQNGGLNQHGIADPNLSLIAWRSGKILNAILGRTVFDCAPVSGALNWFDAAREPDGAADPQSAARAVDWAGAAPPLR